The DNA segment TAATTACATACTTGTATGTGGTGTTTGCGAAGAACTTTTGTAGGAGCATCAGACCCACACAACTGTTTCCTTTTTTTCAGGAAATTGGTGCTGGGCCGCAGAGACCACCACCTGCTTCAAAAGAAGTCGTTGCTAATCTACCTGTTGTTACTGTGACCGAAGAAATCATGGCTAGGTTAGGCAGCGAAACAGAGTGTGCAGTTTGCCGGGAGAACTTGGCCATAGGGGACAAAATGCAGGAGTTACCTTGCAAGCATCTGTTCCATCCACCTTGTTTGAAACCATGGCTGGTAATTTTCTAATTTTTTGGTACACTATGAAACATTGCCAAATTCAGTTATCATTTTGACTTCATGATCTTACATATATCATTCTTTTGTTTCAATTGATCGGCAGGACGAACACAACTCCTGTCCGATATGTAGACATGAGCTGCGTACCGATGATCATGCATATGAGAGCTGGAAAGAGAGGGAAAGGGAGGCTGAGGAAGAGCGGAAAGGCGCTGCAAATGCACTACGAGGAGGTGAATTTATGTAtgtttgatttgtcttcaccaaaGGAGTACTCTGCTCTTGTATTAAATGTTTTACGACTTATTTTGGACTTGCAACAGCTTTATTAGTGCAAATAAGAAAATAGAGGGACAAAGTTAGATCGAAATTCAATTAGAGACTTGTATGAGTAGGTTCATGTaatgtttctttctctttctccagTTTACCAACAAGTCAAGATGTGTGAAACATTGATGTTTGTACATGTTATATACTCTGCACCGGTAATAATTGTGTTCAAGAGAGGTTCCAATTGCCAGGCAAAGAGGATGAACATGCCCCAACTGTCCATGGATTGCAAAATCGAGCGGTATGGTTTGACTCGTAATTACCATTACTGGTCTTATTGCTGATCAGTAAGTGGAGCATGGTTCGATACCGGTCGGTCTGATTGCTGATCAGTAAGTGGAGCATGGTTCGATACTGGTCTGATTGCTGATCGGTAAGCAGAGCATGGTTCGATAGTCAAATTACCGGTCGGTCTGATTGCTGATCAGTAAGTGGAGCATGGTTCGATACTGGTCTGATTGCTGATCGGTAAGCAGAGCATGGTTCGATAGTCAAACATGATGGTTAGATCCGGTTcattgtatatacatacatagtaCTTCGTGCTTGGGTCGCGAGATGGGTCGGTCGATCTGGTTCattgtacatatacatatgttcgATCCAGTTTATTGTATATATATGTTGATCTGGTTCattgtacatatacatatgttcgATCCAGTTCattgtatatatatgtttgatCTGGTTCATTGTATATATACattgtatatatacatgtgtacttGCTTTGGTGTCGCTCGCATAACTGCCTGCTTGCTTTGGTGCCCCTCCTTCCTCCGTcacctcctttttcttcttgttctttctcCGTTTCTGTTGCAACTGATTCGAGAGCAGAATTATACagattaaaagaaagaaaaaaggagtACAAATTTGCTGTTTGAAGCATAAGATTGTTTTAGAATTTAATGGAATAGAATGTTGACTCTGAAccttttttttaaaagataacaGATAAGTCTTCCACCGAATTATGTTCTTGCTGCTCATCATTGCAAACGAAAAACCAACATATTTCAAACTCAAATCTAATCACTTTGGGTTGTGAAGAAGAGAATTACACAAACAAACACAAAATATATGTCTTGTTGGAGTTCATACTAGTCCAATGCTAACGGTCTTTCGCAACATTATCCAATCATCGGAATTTGTAACACGACAGGTGCAACCATAGAGACACAGTAAGTACATCAGTCACAAGGCTCATGGTCCTACTACCAAGTTTAAACTCAGTcgcttacaacaacatacaattaATAGTTGACAGTCTGAGATTTTGGCCCCGAATGATAAATCGAAGGTGATTGCATGAGTTCAAAGTTGTCCTTCAGAAGCTGCTTTGATGCCGTCTGAAGACTTGTCTGTAGCATAGGGGGCTTTGCTCACCACCCTGCCCAATAAGTCATTAAGTTACATCTCAGTAGGTTGAGGTATACAGAAAGGGATGAACAAATCATAAGAATTACGAAGAGACAATTTATTGAttataaaaaaggagaaaatatgaAGTATTGATGAGTGATCCACAGATACGTGCAACATATCTTGAACTCATTATTTATAACCTGAAATCTAAAGTGTGCTGGTTGTGGAACTTCTTGTGCTGGAGCTATGGCCTGCCGAAGAAGGCTTACTTTTCCAAGCTAGACAAGGATTAAAGAAGTGATTGCAATTGCGCTTAGTTGGGCCCGTACCAATCGATATTTACCGATTCGAGCCCGAGCAAAGATGCAGACCGTCCCTATTTCGGATGGTCTTGTACGGTCCATTAGAAAACATTCAAAGAGAACTCGTGATTAGGGTTCAAGTCTTCTTTCTCTCCAAGTGAACATTGTGGTCTGTGGCAACCATCGTGTGACGCTAACATGGTTTCAAGTAtactttctcctcctcttcctctattgcctcttcttccttccatttcctccttcctccaccacctctacttcttttttcctcttcctccttcctactCTTCTTCGTTCCTCTTCCTCCATGCCTTATCTTCTTCGTCATCCACTTTGGTACCTGCTGGTGTATCGAGTGTCGATAAACCGATATTAGCCGGTCCGGTATAAGATGATGTTCCTTGCTGCAGGTGCTGATGATTACCTCTACGACCACCAGGCACCAGGAATGCAAACAGGTCAAACTGATCAAAACAGGATTGTCTCCTAACAAAGATGATCCCATGTAACCTGTCATTAGTCttatatttaatgataaataGAAGATGTAATAGTATGGTTGACAACCCAAATGTGATCTGCCCTGGCCTAGGACATCCAGATAGTACTTGCAACATGGCTCAAATTGTTGCTCAGTGTTGGGAGGGTTCTCGGTTGTTCTTGACAGCCACAAACCGTGGATCTCACATTCAAAGACCAGGATCACTAAAGCCAAGTCTACACATTCTTCATGGTCTAAAAAGATATATGGCTACAGTGTCCAGAAGCAGCCACTCGCATCAAGTTAAATTACTTGTAGGCCTGTGTCCAGCACAGGCATGTAATTTGAACTCCTATTTAAAACTTCATATTTTGTATATGTCTAATTATGAACATTGAAACTACTATTAACAAACTTAATAATACTGTGAGATCCATGCCACATTCTTCATACTACAAATTGAAATCGACATAATGGTGCACCTTTTATACGTTAGTTTGGCTCTGATTTTTTCTCTTACTATTACGAAATGAAAGGTGTttggaaagggaaaaagaaacTTTACGCTTGTTTGTCGATAGAGTTTCCAAGTTTTGATAGCAGATAGTCATGAGGCACTAGAAAGAAGGTACATACATGGTGAAATAACATTATGATTAAATTCTTAACAGCTAACATTCATGTTCTTAGTGAAGCAATGTCCAAATATAAGTTCTAACAATATATAATTAGGTTTTATTCATGAGATATTAGAAAGAAGGTACACACATGATGAAAAACATTATGATTAAATTCTTAACAGCTAACATTCTTGCTCTTAGTGAAGCATAGTCCAAATATAAGTCCTGACAATATAATTAGGTTGAGAAGCATAAACACCATCAAACTATGAGGAAACTGTACAATAACAAAACCGATGCGAATATAGAACAATTACAAAACCTTTAGTATGTGAAATTAATAACTTCATAGTGCATCAAGTTGTGCTAATGACTTGTGTTTTTGGTGATTTTATACAATACTAGTCAAAAGCTCATGACCAAGACCCCAGTATCATGTCTTGGGTTGCCCATTCAAATGAATTACTAGATATCTAATGTTTAAGCTCTTAAGGTGGGCCTAGTTAAAATGATTTCCATGAATGGCTTCTCACAAATAAATTTTGATGATTGTTTGAACATTTAATGACTAAAAAATTCCTTTCACAAAGAAGGCTCACTTCTAAGTATCTGTAAATATAAGTTAAAAAATATACAAATCTGAAAAGGGCAGAAATTAGAGAAGTGATATTTTTAATGCAAAATTGGCATGCAAGCAGAATTGTCATCACACATACTGTAATATTTCTCTAAGGTAAGAGAGCTCaataagaaagaacaaaagaaTTATTCAGGTCcagaagaaaaattaaaattaaaagttTAACTTCCTAAATCATATCTGTTTCAACAAGCAAAAAGGATATTTACTCCAATCACAGAACCAATCAAAATAGGGAGAAATCTATGATGATATCCACCAATTAGCAACGTAGTAACTTCCAAAGAAAATTTGATTCATAAGTATGCTTTCCTCAAGCAAATATTTTGTCAAATACATCCAACCTAGAATGAGGTATTGCTATATCTACTTTCCACAAGCCAGAAATCCTGGATCCCAGAAAAGATGAAAGCACAGAATTATATTAAGTTCACATGAAAAAATCACAGTTGACTACACATCAACCAATTCATCCAGAGAATGGCATTGAAAAAGCAACAAAGATAATGGAGGCCGTCTAACAACAGTGCCACAACTAGGATTCATCTTAAACCAAAGAGAACAAAGAACTTTAAGAACAGAaaggaaagggagaggagaaaaaaagggaaaacattGGAAAGAGATTTTGttgaaaaaatgataaataatgaaACTAATGCAAGCCAGCAATCAAACAAACTCTGTTTGTAGGAGTAAAGCTGCACATATTGATACCTCCCTATAACCCACATTTACAGAAGCATATACATCGGGCTGCCCTTAATATAAGTAATACAAGCCAGTGCAATGACCAACAGAAGAAAGCTGAAGTCTTAGGTTCAGATCTGGTGTTGCTCAACTTCCTATGATATAATAGAATACTTCTAAAGAACTTTGTTTACTTAATTGGATAAGTTTCACATTGATTTCTTTCTCAATTTTGTCTGTAAGTACTTTCACCACAATCCAACAATTAAAACATCATAAGCACTTTATCATGGTCCAACAACTGCAGACGATTAGTCCAATAGATTTAGAGAACCATATTATGTCTGAATCATCACGATAATATTTCTTAATAGACAGTCTGTTGACCTAGAAGATAACAAAAGAAGATAAAGGTAggaagaaaattttgagttaaaaacTCTCATTTGATTACAAAACATAAGAAAGAAACAGGAGAAAGGGAGAACTGATTTCTTTCAGATTTCCTCTCTTCTTCACCCGAGAAGTGAGATTCGTTTAGAGAGAAGAAAGTTTTATTTCATTCTTTCTTGTCTATCCTATTTATCTAAAGATGAAAAAAGAAATTAGTTTCTCCTTGCCTTTCTTAAAAACTTATTTTCACTTCTCCTACAACtccttttatcatttataagtaTCGAGATAGAGCACAAGGAGATGAAACAAGGTAGGGAGTTACCTGTCACGGCGCTTCTCCAAGAAGCGTTGAAGCGAGTGCCTCCTTGCAATCGGAAGCTCTGCATAAAAATGGAATTTCTTACTTCCAGTGAGTAATACAAAGCACAGACACAAACCTCATGCATCAGTATGTAATGAAAACCAAGGAAGAAGGTGGCCTGACCAGCTTGCAGCTTGCAGAGGGAGCTGCCTGGGTTGGGAGCAAGCTGGGGTTGCTTTGGCGAACCGTCTGTCACAGCCGAGGAACTGAGAAACGACAAAGTCCTCGTGAGCGCTGGTGCAGCTGGCGCTGCCACTGCAgtggtggcagcagcagcagctgggcCAACTACCACCGGGGAATGGGCGGCAGCAGCTGCGGCAGCAGTTCTAATGGCAGAGGTCCTCGCCGCCACTGCCGTGGCAGCAGTATTATTGGCGGAGGTCCTCGTGGCTACGGCCATTGCCGCAGCGATGAGCATGATGGCCTGCGCCTGCTCAAGTATCCAACAGAACAAATCCGATGAGACCACATTAGATACAAAAAGGCCGCCATGTATGCACATAAATCGATTAAAGGGCTCACCTTTTCAGGGGGGACGGAGTCATAAACGTTGATGGTTCCTCCATAGAACATGATGAGCTGCGGTCCCGCCGTAGAGCTTGGCTTCAGCGTCGGCATCGGCGAGTTCCTCAAAAACCATCCACAGAACAATTAGGCGAACACCATCAACACACGCATCAAACAAGAAACTTTCAGCAATTAAGCAGCAGAAAATTGTCAGATCCAGAGAAGTGGGAGATTATGTGGTCGCAATTTAACCCTACACGTACAGGGAAGATATTGAATCAACATAATCTCACCAATTCCTAAGATTATGATCCGAAACCGATAATCTTAGACCACTATCATTGCTCCAGACCTAGAAGAACAAATCGAACGAAGAAAACCGTTCTTTTCTCTGTAATTTAAACCAAAATTGGCCCACTGCTCAATTCGCTCGCGAAACGAACCATCTGTTACCTGATGCCGACCTCGGTTGCGACGGAGGAGCCTTTCGGGGCGAGATGGGCTGCGCTCGCGTCTGCCGCTGCCTTCTCGGTGTCGTTCTCGGATCTATCGCCGGAAACCGGCTTGCTCTGCGCCTCGAAGTGATCCATAGGCGCACACCTCTCCGTTTTTCGGAAGCCCGAAGCCGAACAACGAGGAGGCACAGAAGGGGGAAGGAGAGAGCGACGAGACGACGATTGATG comes from the Musa acuminata AAA Group cultivar baxijiao chromosome BXJ2-8, Cavendish_Baxijiao_AAA, whole genome shotgun sequence genome and includes:
- the LOC103996347 gene encoding protein TIFY 3, with protein sequence MDHFEAQSKPVSGDRSENDTEKAAADASAAHLAPKGSSVATEVGIRNSPMPTLKPSSTAGPQLIMFYGGTINVYDSVPPEKAQAIMLIAAAMAVATRTSANNTAATAVAARTSAIRTAAAAAAAHSPVVVGPAAAAATTAVAAPAAPALTRTLSFLSSSAVTDGSPKQPQLAPNPGSSLCKLQAELPIARRHSLQRFLEKRRDRVVSKAPYATDKSSDGIKAASEGQL